The proteins below come from a single Desulfitobacterium metallireducens DSM 15288 genomic window:
- the rfbB gene encoding dTDP-glucose 4,6-dehydratase: protein MKIIVTGGAGFIGGNFVHYMLNKYTDYEIVCLDKLTYAGNMETLESVMNNPHFKFIKADITDREVVYKIFEAVKPNIIVNFAAESHVDRSIEDPAIFLQTNVMGTQVLLDACRKYGIDRYHQVSTDEVYGDLPLDRPDLFFTEETPIHTSSPYSASKASADLLVQAYYRTYGVPVTISRCSNNYGPYHFPEKLIPLMIANVLNDKSLPVYGTGENVRDWLYVEDHCSAIDLIIYKGRVGEIYNIGGHNERTNLEVVQTIIKELGKGEIKYVKDRAGHDRRYAIDPTKIHNDLGWLPTTKFDEGIKKTIQWYLDNKPWWEHIINGEYQEYQEYQEYQEYYKKMYKQREVTT, encoded by the coding sequence ATGAAGATTATTGTAACTGGGGGAGCGGGGTTCATCGGCGGTAATTTTGTTCATTACATGCTGAATAAGTATACCGATTATGAAATTGTCTGCTTGGATAAACTAACTTATGCAGGCAATATGGAAACCTTAGAGTCAGTAATGAATAACCCTCATTTTAAATTTATTAAAGCTGATATTACAGACCGAGAGGTCGTTTACAAGATATTTGAAGCGGTAAAACCAAATATCATTGTCAACTTTGCGGCAGAAAGTCATGTCGACCGTTCAATCGAAGATCCAGCTATCTTTTTACAGACCAATGTGATGGGCACACAGGTGTTACTTGATGCTTGTAGAAAATATGGTATTGATCGCTATCATCAAGTATCTACCGATGAGGTGTACGGGGATTTGCCGTTGGATAGACCGGATTTATTCTTTACTGAGGAAACACCGATACATACGTCTAGCCCTTATTCAGCGAGTAAGGCCAGTGCTGATTTGCTTGTGCAGGCCTATTACCGAACCTATGGAGTACCGGTGACGATTTCACGCTGCTCAAATAACTATGGCCCTTATCATTTTCCGGAAAAACTCATTCCGTTGATGATAGCCAATGTATTAAATGATAAGTCATTACCTGTGTACGGTACTGGAGAAAATGTACGTGACTGGTTGTATGTAGAAGACCACTGCAGTGCCATCGATTTAATTATTTATAAGGGTAGAGTAGGTGAGATTTACAATATAGGCGGACATAATGAAAGAACCAATTTGGAAGTTGTTCAGACCATCATCAAGGAACTGGGTAAGGGCGAAATCAAGTATGTAAAAGATCGCGCGGGACATGATAGGCGCTATGCAATTGACCCTACAAAGATTCATAATGATTTAGGCTGGCTTCCTACGACTAAATTTGATGAGGGCATTAAGAAGACTATTCAATGGTATCTGGATAACAAACCATGGTGGGAACACATTATTAACGGTGAGTATCAGGAGTATCAGGAATATCAGGAATATCAGGAATATTATAAGAAAATGTATAAACAGCGGGAGGTAACTACATGA
- the rfbC gene encoding dTDP-4-dehydrorhamnose 3,5-epimerase, with the protein MNVIKTEVSDVYILEPQVFGDNRGWFMESWSNRKMEEAGLYYNFVQDNQSFSAQKGTLRGLHFQKGAAAQAKLVRCGRGTVLDAAVDLRKGSPTYLKWVAVELSAENKRQLLIPRGFAHAFLTLTDDVEFLYKADNYYCQESERNIIWNDEEINVAWGAEDPILSEKDANAPKLCDCDVDFIYEEKSK; encoded by the coding sequence ATGAACGTAATCAAGACAGAAGTTTCGGATGTCTATATTTTAGAACCGCAGGTGTTTGGTGATAATCGCGGTTGGTTCATGGAATCCTGGTCTAATCGGAAAATGGAAGAAGCAGGCCTTTATTATAATTTCGTCCAGGATAATCAGTCCTTCTCTGCACAAAAAGGAACGCTAAGGGGCCTGCATTTTCAAAAAGGAGCGGCTGCGCAGGCAAAATTGGTACGTTGCGGACGAGGAACAGTTTTGGATGCGGCCGTTGATTTAAGAAAAGGTTCACCGACTTATCTGAAATGGGTGGCTGTAGAATTATCCGCAGAGAATAAACGGCAGCTCTTAATTCCGAGGGGTTTTGCTCACGCTTTTTTAACCCTTACGGATGATGTGGAATTTTTGTATAAGGCTGATAACTATTACTGCCAAGAGTCAGAACGAAATATTATCTGGAATGATGAAGAAATAAATGTGGCTTGGGGTGCAGAAGATCCCATCTTATCTGAAAAAGATGCAAATGCTCCGAAATTATGTGATTGTGATGTGGATTTTATTTATGAGGAGAAGTCAAAATGA
- the rfbA gene encoding glucose-1-phosphate thymidylyltransferase RfbA, producing the protein MKGIVLAGGSGTRLYPLTLVTSKQLLPVYDKPMIYYPLSTLMLAGIKDILLISTPQDLPNFERLLGDGSSLGIHLCYEEQPSPDGLAQAFIIGEKFIDGESSAMVLGDNIFYGGGLTPHLRKAAQQVEGATVFGYYVEDPERFGVVEFDQDGKAISLEEKPGNPKSNYAVTGLYFYDHHVCEYAKSLKPSARGELEITDLNRIYLEQGNLDVVTLGRGYAWLDTGTIDSLTEASEFVKVLETRQGIKISAVEEIAFRNGWISKDKLLESARKYGKSSYGAHLKTVADGKILY; encoded by the coding sequence TTGAAAGGTATAGTACTTGCTGGAGGTTCAGGCACAAGATTATATCCTTTGACACTCGTAACGTCAAAACAACTCCTACCGGTTTATGACAAGCCGATGATTTATTACCCGCTCTCGACCCTTATGTTAGCAGGAATTAAGGATATTCTTCTTATCTCGACTCCTCAGGATCTGCCAAATTTTGAACGGCTTTTAGGCGATGGTTCTAGTTTAGGCATTCATCTTTGCTATGAGGAACAGCCGTCTCCAGATGGACTCGCTCAAGCTTTTATAATTGGTGAAAAATTCATTGATGGCGAAAGTAGTGCTATGGTTCTAGGTGACAATATCTTTTACGGCGGTGGTTTAACTCCACATTTGCGCAAGGCAGCGCAGCAGGTGGAGGGCGCGACCGTATTTGGCTATTATGTGGAAGATCCGGAGAGATTCGGGGTTGTAGAGTTTGATCAGGATGGTAAGGCCATTTCATTGGAAGAAAAGCCCGGAAATCCAAAATCAAATTATGCTGTTACCGGTCTTTATTTTTATGACCATCATGTCTGTGAATATGCGAAGAGTTTAAAACCATCTGCGCGAGGTGAACTAGAAATTACGGATTTAAATCGTATTTACTTAGAGCAAGGTAACCTAGATGTTGTGACACTAGGACGCGGTTACGCATGGCTGGACACCGGCACGATTGATTCCTTAACGGAAGCATCAGAGTTTGTCAAAGTGCTCGAAACACGCCAAGGCATAAAAATATCAGCTGTGGAGGAAATTGCTTTTCGCAACGGCTGGATTTCAAAAGATAAACTGTTAGAGTCTGCCAGGAAATATGGAAAATCCTCATATGGGGCACACTTAAAGACGGTTGCTGACGGAAAAATCTTATATTAA